The Treponema medium genome has a window encoding:
- a CDS encoding DUF523 domain-containing protein → MLIVSACLAGFPCRYDGKKAINPVVQQLVKEGKAIPVCPEQLGGLPTPRSAAEIKAGKVINSDGDDVTEAFEKGAAVVLEIAQQYGCTDALLKARSPSCGKGLVYDGTFSGILTAGNGKTAGLLMKNGITVMTEEEWSDIDLPLRFLKH, encoded by the coding sequence ATGCTCATTGTAAGCGCCTGCCTTGCAGGATTCCCCTGTAGGTATGACGGAAAGAAAGCAATAAATCCTGTCGTGCAGCAGCTTGTAAAAGAAGGAAAAGCAATACCTGTCTGTCCGGAGCAGCTTGGAGGCTTACCGACACCGCGTTCGGCAGCAGAAATAAAAGCAGGAAAAGTCATCAACAGTGACGGCGATGACGTAACCGAAGCATTTGAAAAAGGTGCTGCTGTAGTTTTAGAAATAGCACAGCAGTATGGTTGTACAGATGCCCTGCTAAAAGCTCGTTCCCCTTCATGCGGAAAAGGTTTGGTTTATGACGGGACTTTTTCCGGAATACTCACTGCAGGAAACGGGAAAACGGCAGGTTTACTTATGAAAAATGGGATAACCGTAATGACTGAAGAAGAATGGAGCGATATCGATCTCCCTTTGCGCTTTTTGAAGCACTAA
- a CDS encoding ATP-dependent Clp protease ATP-binding subunit, with the protein MHTLSQNLYELLTVFSQQEARRVNADTVEPEHILLALITKKLGRGYRLLENLHVNFLTLQLRLEQSTPIREGEPVRGEIPSSNRVKQLVDTAAAQARILQQEAAGTEHLILAFAQIQESILAHFFLQQGIFLDDVQQTLNQLRGTDTRRDKQPQEKKKHSILSEFSRDLTQITREGLLDPVIGREREMRRVMQILSRRSKNNPVLIGEPGVGKTSIVEGLAAAIVNEQVPRSLFGKRVISLDLASVIAGTKYRGQFEERIKRIIKEVSEAKNIILFIDELHTLIGTGGSQGALDAANILKPALARGEIQCIGATTLDEYRKYFEKDSALERRFQSVLIKEPTKEETCAILGGLKAKYEQHHHVHYSDETIKKIVELSSRYIPDRFFPDKAIDVMDEAGALKKMDTTELPQNITTIEQRIAELAGEKKDLVAVQDYERAAVVRDEVKLLKVQLEKIKMRWLNQENETMLEVDPADIAETVSLMTDIPLKSVGSDEAKRLAETEKELHKTIIGQDEAIGIIANALRRSRAGIASADRPIGSFLFLGPTGVGKTLLAKALAEFLFGSAESLIRVDMSDYMEKHAVARLVGAPPGYIGFENGGMLTEKIRRNPYSVILFDEIEKAHPDVFNLLLQVLEEGELRDSLGHTVSFRNTVIILTGNVGTRNLMDEPLGFAREENRTIDYQSMKKSAELEAKKIFSPEFLNRLDSLIVFTPLSEKEIEAIFELELSKLTGRLAAKQLQLRITDNARAYCIKHGYDPLLGARPMRRLLQTEIEDVLAVKIIAGEFTPDTTAVIGTDGNTLTISIQNDRAAIPATTITLLPAVSTEPQEG; encoded by the coding sequence ATGCATACTCTTTCACAGAATCTTTATGAATTGTTGACGGTTTTTAGCCAGCAAGAAGCTCGGCGAGTGAATGCCGACACGGTAGAACCTGAACATATACTGCTTGCGCTCATCACAAAAAAACTGGGGCGCGGATACCGCTTATTGGAGAATCTCCATGTCAATTTTTTGACACTGCAGCTGCGGCTGGAGCAAAGTACGCCGATACGGGAAGGCGAGCCGGTGAGGGGAGAAATTCCTTCATCAAATAGGGTCAAACAGCTTGTCGATACCGCTGCCGCTCAAGCCCGGATACTACAGCAGGAAGCCGCCGGAACGGAGCATCTTATTCTGGCCTTTGCTCAGATACAAGAGAGTATTCTTGCGCATTTCTTTTTACAGCAGGGGATTTTTCTCGATGATGTGCAGCAGACACTGAATCAACTGCGCGGTACGGATACTCGGCGTGATAAACAGCCGCAGGAAAAAAAGAAACACAGTATATTATCCGAATTCAGCAGAGACCTCACGCAGATAACCCGCGAAGGCCTCCTCGATCCCGTGATCGGTAGAGAACGGGAAATGCGCCGTGTGATGCAGATTTTATCCCGCCGCAGCAAGAATAATCCCGTCTTAATCGGAGAACCCGGCGTCGGAAAAACCTCGATCGTCGAAGGGCTCGCGGCGGCGATTGTGAATGAGCAGGTACCTCGCTCGCTGTTCGGGAAGCGGGTTATATCGCTCGATCTTGCCTCCGTCATTGCCGGCACCAAATACCGCGGACAGTTTGAGGAACGCATCAAGCGCATCATCAAAGAAGTCAGCGAGGCTAAAAATATCATTCTATTTATCGACGAGCTGCATACCCTCATCGGTACCGGCGGCTCTCAGGGTGCGCTCGATGCGGCTAATATCCTGAAGCCGGCGCTTGCCCGCGGAGAAATACAGTGTATCGGTGCAACAACGCTTGACGAATACCGCAAGTATTTTGAAAAAGATTCCGCCCTTGAGCGGCGCTTTCAGTCCGTGCTGATTAAAGAGCCGACAAAGGAAGAAACCTGTGCGATTCTCGGAGGGCTTAAAGCAAAGTATGAGCAGCATCACCATGTTCATTATTCCGACGAAACCATTAAAAAGATTGTAGAGCTTTCGTCCCGCTATATCCCCGACCGTTTCTTCCCCGATAAGGCAATCGACGTGATGGACGAGGCGGGCGCTTTGAAGAAAATGGATACTACCGAGCTGCCTCAAAATATCACGACCATCGAACAGCGGATTGCGGAGCTTGCCGGCGAAAAGAAGGACTTGGTTGCAGTACAGGATTATGAACGGGCAGCTGTCGTGCGCGACGAAGTAAAACTCTTAAAAGTTCAGCTGGAAAAAATCAAAATGCGCTGGTTGAACCAAGAAAACGAAACAATGCTTGAAGTAGACCCTGCCGACATTGCCGAAACCGTCTCTTTAATGACGGATATTCCGCTCAAGAGTGTCGGCTCCGACGAAGCAAAGCGTCTTGCCGAAACCGAAAAAGAGCTGCACAAAACTATTATCGGACAGGATGAGGCAATCGGTATTATCGCAAATGCGCTGCGCCGTTCCCGCGCAGGAATTGCATCGGCTGACCGGCCTATCGGCTCGTTCCTCTTTTTAGGACCGACAGGGGTAGGGAAGACGCTGCTCGCAAAGGCGCTTGCCGAATTCCTCTTCGGCTCTGCGGAATCCCTTATCAGGGTCGATATGAGCGATTACATGGAAAAGCATGCCGTTGCACGGTTGGTCGGAGCGCCTCCGGGGTACATCGGTTTTGAAAACGGCGGAATGCTGACGGAAAAAATCAGACGGAATCCGTATTCGGTTATCCTGTTTGATGAAATCGAAAAAGCACACCCCGATGTCTTTAACCTGTTATTACAGGTGCTGGAGGAGGGGGAACTGCGGGACAGCCTCGGCCATACAGTGAGCTTTCGGAATACGGTGATCATTCTTACCGGCAATGTCGGCACGCGAAATTTGATGGACGAACCGCTCGGCTTTGCACGGGAAGAAAACCGCACCATCGACTATCAGAGCATGAAGAAGTCTGCAGAACTGGAAGCAAAAAAAATCTTTAGTCCGGAGTTTTTAAACCGACTCGATTCGCTGATTGTCTTTACTCCGCTTTCAGAAAAAGAGATAGAGGCTATTTTCGAGTTGGAGCTTTCCAAATTGACAGGCCGCCTCGCTGCAAAACAGTTACAGCTTAGAATCACTGATAATGCCCGCGCCTATTGTATAAAGCACGGCTATGATCCATTGCTCGGCGCCCGTCCGATGCGCAGGCTGTTGCAAACCGAAATAGAAGATGTCCTCGCCGTCAAAATCATTGCGGGGGAGTTTACGCCGGATACAACCGCTGTCATCGGCACGGACGGAAATACACTTACGATAAGCATTCAAAACGACAGAGCGGCGATTCCGGCAACAACCATCACCTTACTTCCCGCCGTGTCTACGGAACCGCAGGAAGGGTAG
- a CDS encoding UvrB/UvrC motif-containing protein: MICQICGKHNASMLVRQIIDGKAKELYICRACVKRHHLYSGNKEMHLSLKAIFDGLIPQLETSEEARDSVHPLACPDCGMPLSRVKEKKILGCPRCFFYFRDTVLKLMQETSGEVFYAGNLPPQPETFSGTAVSLQHLEEELQKAVENEEYELAAYLRDKIKEQEVSS, encoded by the coding sequence ATGATATGTCAGATATGCGGAAAGCATAATGCCTCTATGCTCGTGCGGCAAATTATAGACGGAAAGGCTAAAGAACTGTATATTTGCAGGGCATGCGTTAAAAGGCACCATCTTTATTCCGGTAACAAGGAAATGCATCTTTCGCTTAAAGCTATTTTTGACGGGCTTATACCTCAATTAGAAACTTCGGAAGAGGCAAGGGATAGTGTTCACCCTCTGGCGTGTCCCGATTGCGGAATGCCGCTCAGCCGTGTCAAAGAAAAGAAAATCCTCGGCTGCCCTCGCTGTTTTTTTTATTTCCGCGATACCGTACTAAAACTTATGCAAGAAACTTCCGGAGAGGTCTTTTATGCAGGAAATCTCCCCCCTCAGCCGGAAACGTTTTCGGGCACGGCAGTTTCGTTGCAACATCTTGAAGAGGAACTGCAAAAGGCGGTAGAAAATGAAGAGTATGAACTGGCAGCATACCTCCGCGATAAGATAAAAGAACAGGAGGTGTCATCCTAG
- a CDS encoding sigma-54 interaction domain-containing protein has translation MAEYECLRKDSCPIRLDAEKQLDSIIENMFDGIYITDGDANTLRANKAYEVITGISRDDIMGCNMKQLEEGGTISQSGSLIAIRTGKPVTLRQKFSTGRQALITSTPVFGPNNKIEMVITNVRDMTEIHHLREEIEFRNEERLRLHKELEHIRTQFLDKTDFIAADKVTLSLIRMADKVAPLDTTVMISGETGVGKEVFAQYVHSQSRRNKKSFISVNCGAIPANLIESELFGYERGAFTGADKNGKAGLFEVADQGTIFLDEIGELPLNMQVKLLRVLQEHEVKRIGGTKPIPVDIRVIAATNRNLEEMVKKKKFRKDLYYRMMVFPLHIPPLRERRNDIIPLAELFLEQLNRKYAFRKYFSDAALRLMVEYEWPGNIRELRNIVERAVIVTDSDEITAMNTFITPCKQQAEPLYIPVKQPDSVHNLKAALADIEAEYIDFAYKTYGNVRLAAESLGMSHATFVRKRQRHTASREINEKPSA, from the coding sequence ATGGCTGAGTATGAATGTTTGAGAAAAGATTCTTGTCCGATCCGCTTGGATGCGGAAAAACAGCTTGATTCCATTATTGAAAATATGTTTGACGGTATTTACATCACTGACGGAGATGCCAATACGTTGCGGGCAAATAAAGCTTATGAAGTGATTACCGGTATTTCTCGCGACGATATCATGGGCTGTAATATGAAGCAGCTTGAAGAGGGCGGTACTATCTCTCAGTCGGGTTCTTTAATCGCAATCCGGACAGGTAAGCCGGTAACGCTCCGGCAAAAATTCAGTACAGGGCGTCAGGCACTGATTACCAGTACGCCGGTATTCGGCCCGAACAATAAGATCGAAATGGTAATTACTAATGTCCGGGATATGACTGAAATTCATCATCTGAGGGAAGAAATAGAATTCCGGAACGAGGAACGGCTGCGCCTGCATAAAGAATTGGAGCATATCAGAACTCAATTCCTCGATAAAACGGATTTTATTGCCGCCGATAAGGTAACGCTTTCCCTTATCCGTATGGCGGATAAGGTTGCTCCGCTTGATACAACGGTGATGATCAGCGGTGAAACAGGTGTCGGTAAAGAGGTATTTGCCCAATATGTCCATAGCCAAAGCCGCCGTAATAAAAAATCGTTTATCAGTGTGAACTGCGGCGCTATTCCCGCAAATCTGATAGAAAGCGAGCTATTCGGCTATGAACGGGGCGCTTTTACCGGTGCTGATAAGAACGGCAAGGCAGGGCTTTTTGAGGTTGCCGATCAAGGAACCATCTTCCTCGATGAAATCGGTGAGCTGCCCCTGAATATGCAGGTAAAGCTGTTGCGGGTTTTGCAAGAACATGAGGTAAAGCGTATCGGCGGTACAAAACCCATTCCGGTAGATATACGTGTCATTGCGGCGACAAACCGTAACTTAGAGGAAATGGTCAAAAAAAAGAAGTTCCGCAAAGACCTGTATTACCGGATGATGGTGTTTCCGCTGCACATTCCGCCGCTCCGCGAACGCCGCAACGATATTATCCCGCTGGCGGAGCTGTTCCTTGAACAGCTCAATCGGAAATATGCATTCCGTAAATACTTTTCTGATGCGGCGCTCCGGCTGATGGTTGAGTACGAGTGGCCGGGAAACATCCGCGAGCTGCGGAATATTGTGGAACGTGCGGTTATCGTTACCGACAGCGACGAGATTACGGCTATGAATACGTTTATTACTCCCTGTAAACAGCAGGCAGAACCTTTGTACATACCGGTAAAGCAGCCTGATAGCGTACACAATTTAAAGGCTGCGCTTGCGGATATAGAAGCAGAATATATCGATTTTGCGTATAAAACCTACGGTAATGTGCGGCTTGCGGCGGAAAGTCTTGGAATGTCTCATGCGACCTTTGTCCGTAAGCGCCAACGGCATACCGCATCTCGCGAAATAAACGAAAAACCCTCAGCATAG
- a CDS encoding transporter associated domain-containing protein: protein MNKLKAKLNKQNLRRYLGLMASYTEILLALVVIIGILLLCIRVLVQLKGFIISTFAGTEVPSFAEFLSTVFELVIGIEFVKMLTKHTPGSAIEVLLYTIARALIMDHSSMQSSLLGVIAIAILFAVRKYFNDPEVHNHETGGDYIVNGGISMTEVNKRLDADFDESYGHTVAGYLFNYLQAIGKKPTVGCEAQIGEYMFQVYDMEGELIRHIKITPLKS, encoded by the coding sequence ATGAATAAATTAAAAGCGAAACTGAACAAACAAAACCTTAGACGATATTTAGGTTTGATGGCGAGTTATACGGAAATTTTACTCGCATTGGTAGTCATTATCGGGATATTACTCCTCTGTATTCGGGTTCTGGTACAGCTGAAAGGCTTTATCATCAGTACGTTTGCAGGTACGGAGGTTCCCTCATTTGCGGAATTTCTTTCGACGGTATTCGAGCTGGTTATCGGTATCGAGTTTGTAAAGATGCTCACAAAGCATACGCCGGGTAGCGCTATCGAGGTGCTTTTGTATACGATTGCCCGTGCGCTCATTATGGATCATAGCAGTATGCAGAGTTCTCTGTTAGGTGTTATCGCTATCGCAATCCTTTTTGCCGTCCGTAAGTATTTCAATGATCCTGAAGTACATAATCATGAAACCGGCGGTGATTATATCGTAAACGGCGGTATCAGTATGACAGAGGTTAATAAGCGGCTTGATGCCGATTTTGACGAATCCTACGGGCACACCGTTGCGGGTTATCTATTCAATTATTTACAGGCGATTGGAAAAAAACCGACAGTCGGATGCGAAGCTCAAATCGGTGAGTATATGTTCCAAGTATATGATATGGAAGGAGAACTCATCCGGCATATTAAGATAACTCCATTAAAATCATAA